The Devosia sp. 1566 sequence CAGCCACGCCCTCAATGGCACCTTTGCCAAACTCTTGCGGATGCTTGGAGATTTTCTTTTCCAGCGCATAAGCTGAGAATGAAGATAGCAGCAGGCCCGCGCCCGGAAGGACCCCCAGCAGCACGCCGATGCCTGTACCGCGCATGATGGGCATTGTCATGCGCTTCCAGTCGTCCCGGGTGGGAAACAGCGAGCTCACCTTTGCGATGGTTGCAGCCCGCGTATCCTCATTTTCCAGATTAGCCAGGACGTCGCCCAGACCGAAGATGCCAGTGGCGATGATGACGAAGTTCAGCCCGTCCATCAGGTCCGGTGAGCCGAAGGTATAGCGCGCGGCCCCTGAATTAACGTCGGTGCCGATGAGGCCCAGCAGCATGCCCAGCAGCACCATGCCAAACCCTGTGAGCAAAGAGCCGGATGTCAGTACCATCGAGGTAACGAGACCGAGTACGATCAGCGAGAAATATTCGGTCGGACCAAAGCTGAGAGCCATGCCGGCAAGAATTGGTGCGGCGATGACGATGAAAAGAGTGCCGACCGTCCCGGCAAAAAAACTTCCGATGGCGGCTGCGGCGAGCGCCCGACCCGCCTTGCCCTGCTTGGCCATCTCGTGGCCATCAAGCGTGGTCACCACCGAGGAGGCCTCGCCGGGCAGGTTCATCAGGATCGCGGTGGTGGAGCCACCATATTGTGAGCCGTAAAAGATGCCCGCCAGCATGATCAGGGCGGTGTCGACCGGCAGCCCGAAGGTGAAGGGCAGGAGCATGGAAATGGTGGCAATAGGACCGAGGCCCGGCAACACGCCGACGGCGGTGCCCAGCAGCACGCCCGCAAAACAATATGCGAAATTTGTAAACGTGCTGGCAGTTTGTAGGCCGAGCAGCAGCCCGCTGAAGATGTCCATGTCGACCTCTTAGATACTGGGAGCGCCCAGAGCCTGCAGCCAAGTCCCGACCAGCGGGATGGGCAGACCCAACAGCGAAACGAACAGGACGCCGCAGACAACCGAAAAGGCTGCGGCTCCACCAACGGCCTTCCAGTTCAGTTCGAACCGGATGCTGGCCATGCCAGCTCCAAGACACAGCAGGAGAACCGCAAGAGGCAATCCCAACTTGTCGAGCAGGAAGCCGAACACGCAGATCGCACCCGAGACAATGGCGATAGGCAACCAGCGCGTCAGTCCGATTGCCTCGGAGGTACCAAGGCGGGCTCGCGCCAGGATGGCAAATCCGGTTAGAGTCAGCAGAGCTGAGATGACGACCGGGAAAAAACCTGGGCCCATTCGGCCCGGCGTGCCCAGCGGATAACCGAGCGCCATTAGCAGGGCGATGATGCCGATGGCGGTGAAAAGTCCGCCCTGAACAACATCTTGCGTAATCTTCACGTGCATACTCCTGAAGCTGATGCTGGTGTTCAGGCGCTAGCCTGGATAGCCCAGCACAGCCTTGACTTCGAGATACTCACGGAAGCCGTAGACCCCGAACTCGCGGCCGTTTCCGGACTGTTTGTAGCCGCCGAACGGCAGACTGCGATCGAATGGTGCGCCATTAAGATAAACGCGCCCTGCCCTGATGCGCTTGGCCAGTTTGAGCGCGCGCTCAGGGTCGCTGGACTGGATGAAGCCTGCCAGACCAAAGGGCGTGTCGTTGGCGATCTCGATCGCCTCCTCTTCGGTTTCGTAATTGAGGATTGAAAGGACCGGGCCGAAGATCTCTTCGCGGGCTATGGTCATCTGCCTGGTGACATCGCCGAACACCGTCGGGTGAACGTAGTAGCCCCGGTTCATCTCGGCTGGACGGCCAGTCCCGCCGGCGACCAGGGTGGCGCCCTCGTCGATGCCGCCCTGGATAAGCTTTTGCACCTTGTCGAACTGGCTCTGGCTGACCAGCGGTCCCAGAGTGGTCTCCGGCAGGAGCGGGTCGCCGAGGCGGATCGAGGCTACGGCGGTTCTTGCCGCATCGAAGGCGGCGTCGCGCTGCGAGACGTGGACAAGCATGCGGGTTGGCGACTGGCAGTTCTGGCCAGCATTAGTGTAGCAAGCGTGGACGCCCGCGATCACCGAGGCGCGAATATCAGCATCACGCAGGATGATGTTGGCGGACTTGCCACCCAATTCCTGTGCCACCCGCTTGACAGTTGGGGCCGCCAGCATGGCCACGCGAATGCCGGCATTGGTCGAGCCGGTGAAAGAAACGAGGTCGATCTCGGGGTGTGAGGCAAGCGCCTCCCCCACCGTGGGCCCGTCGCCATTGACCAGATTGAACACGCCGGGCGGCAGACCTGAATCATGGATGATCTCGGCAAGGATCATGGCGCTGAGCGGAGCGATTTCGCTCGGCTTCAGCACCACGGTGCAGCCGGTCGCAATGGCCGGCGCAACCTTGGAGGCCACCTGGTTGAGCGGCCAGTTCCATGGCGTTATCAGCCCACACACGCCGATGGGCTCGTGGCGCACGATGCCGGGGCTCATGCGTTCCTCGAAAGCAAAGTCGGCGAGCACACGGGCGGCTTCCTCGAAGTGGAACAGCGCGACGGTGGCCTGGCGTTCGGTGGAAAAGGTGATCGGCGAACCCATTTCCAACGTCATGGTCCGCGCCAGTTCGGGCAGCCGCGCGCGGAAGCCCGAGATAATGCCGCCAAGCCAGATCAAGCGCTGCTCGACGCTGGTCTCAGAGTAGGATGCGAAAGCGCGACGGGCTGCGCTCGCGGCGCGATCCACATCGGCAGACGAGCCCAGGCTGATCCGGCCGATGGTTTCCTCCGTCGCCGGATTGACTACGCCCAAAGTCGTGGCGCCGACGGGCTCGACCCACTGGCCATCGATATAGAAGTTCAGCTTATCCATGCCTGCCACCTAAGCCCGTAAGGCCGATCGCTTTCATCACTAGTGCATCATCCTCTGGTCGCAAGGCACCGGCAGCAGGCGTTCCGCCTGGCGAGGCGAACTGTCTCAGAGGTGCCGGCCCTCATCCACCGGCACGACGATGCCGGTGGAGCTGGTCAAATTGACGATACAGGCCACCACGGCGCGAGCCACATCGTCAGGTGTGGTGACATGGCCAAGCGGCAGCCGTTCGGCGGTCTTCTCCAGTTGCTCGAGCGTGCGTCCCGGCACAAAGCCCGTATCGACGCCAGCGGGCGAGACCGAAAACACCCGGACCTTGGGTGCCAGCACCTTGGCCAAAGCGATGGTGAGCGCATCGACACCCGCCTTGGCCGCTACATAGGCCAGGCTGCTGCCGATTCCCGTTTTTGCGGCAATTGACGAGACATTGACGATCGCTGCGCCGGTGCCGCGCTCCAGCAGGGGGCGAAAGGTTCGCATGACTGCAAATGGCCCCCGCAGATTGATCAGAACCGTTTGATCAAAAATGTCGTCGCTCAGAGCGGCGAGGTCGGCCACTGGCACAGGTGTCGTGGATCCGCCTGAGTTGACCAGCGCGTCGAGGCTGCCGAAGCGTTGCTCGATGGCAGCGGCCGCCTCGGCGATGGTCCCGCCATCCTCCATGGAGATCCGCATGGCAAGGTGGCCGCTGCCCTTTAGACCAGCAACAACTTCATTGGCAGTTTCAGCGTGGCTGTTGTAGCCAACGACAACGGTTGACCCTAAGGCGGCAAGTCGCGCGGCGGTCGCCCGGCCGATGCCACTGCTGCCGCCAGTCACCAAAACGGTGCGTGGGACGGCGAGCGGCGGAACATCAATTAAATCCATGCCAGATCTCCGATTCTTACGCAGAGAAATCCTTGAGCGCCGCCGTGGCGGCGTTGCGGATGAAGCCGTGATCGCTTGAGAGCACGATGGCTGTGGCGCCCAGGGCGGTGACGAACTCCATGTCCGGCTTGGTCGTCGGCAGCATCATGAGGGGGGTATTGGCGTCCTTGGCGGCATCAGCCACACGGCGGACAATGTCCGCGACTTTGAGCGCGGCGTCCGGGTTGTCACGGAACGAGGCCGTCAGATCGCCCCGCCCCACAAAGAGGGCGTCGATGCCCTCAAGTTTAGCGATGTCGCCGGCCTGATCAATGGCGTCCTGATCCTCGATCATGGGGATCACGGCGATCTGACTATCCTGCAATGCCATATGCTGGACTGAACCTACGCTGCCCCAGTTGCTCGCCCGCGACAAGCCGACAAAACCTCGGCCGCCGGGAGTGTAGTGGGCAGCGCGCGCGATTGCCCGAGCTTTTTCAACGGAAGCAACATGGGGGACCATGATGCCCATCGCCCCAGAGTCGAGACAAGACAGAACATTGGCTTCGGTAAATTCAGGAATTCGAACGATCGGCGCGAGGTTTGCGGCGCGGGCAGCGAAAATCATCAGGTCGGTGATCGAGCGATCCAGCGGCGCATGCTCCTGATCGATGATGATGAAGTCGTAGCCAATCTGCCCCAGCATTTCGATGACTTGGGTAGTTGGCAGCTTAACGAAGGTGCCAAAGAGACGCTCGCGCGCCAAAAGGCGGGCACGAAAGGTGGAGAAGTGGGGGCGCTGCTCAGACATGGATCGTTCCCTTTTGCGCACCTTCTATACGTAGACGGCAGCAGCGCGAGACGTTGAACAGGCGCCATTTCCCTGTGCGAAATGGCCTCGACACGGCGTTTCCTTGAGCGAAACGGTGCCGGAATCCGGTTGCTGGTGGCAGACAGCAAGTGGGACTTAGCCCTCACCAAGCCGCCTATGCGGCCGTTCGAAGGACCTGACCGTGGCCGATCCCACCATCCTCACCTGCGCGGTGACGGGCAATATCACGACCTTGGCGCAAACGCCTTATCTGCCCGTAACGCCCGAGCAGATCGCCAATGCTGGGCTTGAGGCTCTCCGAGCAGGCGCTGCAATCATCCATGTGCATGTGCGCCATGACGATGGGCGTCCTAGCATGGAACTCAAACATTACCGCGAAGTGGTCGAGCGCCTTCGTGCGGCCGATGAAGATGTGGTCATCAACCTGACTACCGGGCCGGGGCAGCGGTTCATTCCAAGCGAGGAAAACCCCAGCATTGCCGCACCCGGCACAACGCTGATGCGACCTGAACCGCGCGTGTCGCATGTGGAAGTGCTTCGACCGGAGCTGTGCAGCCTCGATTTCAATACGATGTATTCGGGCACGTCGGTGGTTATCAATACGCCGACAAACCTGTCCATCATGGCTGAGCGCATTCAGGCGGCAGGCGTTCGCCCGGAAGTCGAGGTGTTCGACAGCGGCGACATTCAACTGCTCAACGACATGGTGCGTCAGGGCAAGCTGGAGGCGCCGGTATTCTGTCAGATCGTGCTGGGGGTACGCTACGGCGCCGTCGCCACGCCAGAAACGATGGCTTATCTCAAGAGCCTGCTGCCGGCAGGGTCAAACTGGGGTGGGTGCGGCATCGGCCGCTTTGAATATCCCATGCTGGCCCAAGCCTGGCTGCTGGGCGGCCACATCCGGGTCGGGCTCGAGGACAACATTTTCCTTGAAAAGGGCGTGCTAGCCCAAAGCAACACGCAACTGGTTGAGAAAGCGGTTCGGCTCGTGCGGGAGTTGGGCGGCCAAGTGGCTACGCCTGGCGAGGCGCGGGAAATCCTCGGACTCAAGAAGCAGGCGCCGCTTTCCGAATAGTGCCTGCACAATAATCTTAGGGACAACTGACATGTATAATTCCAGCGATCCGCGATCCACCCTGTCGGGCGATAAGCCGAAGCCCGAAGCGAGCTGGGTGCACAACTCGTTCTTCGGCTCGCAACTCGCGCTGTTCTACGGCACCCCGCCCCAGATCAAGGACGCCAGTGGCGAGACCTGGATCAGCCGGGGGCAGAACTTCGTCGTAGCCTACAGCAAGGCCTTGGAAGGCGGCGCGTTCGAGCGTACCGCGCAGGCCGACGAATACGCTGTTGTCATCCCCGATGCAGAAACGCGGGTCGAGATCACAACCGAAGCTGGCACCGAGCTGGTACCAGGATATTCGGTGGTATTCGTGCCCCCCGGCAAGAGCACTATTCGGATGCTGACGCCGGGTACAATCGTGCGGCTGCTGACGCCGAAATCGGCGGATATGGCCAATGCCGCTTCAAATGCCGACGCCTTCGCTGACCCGCACCCCAATGTGCCGCCGTTCCAGGCTTGGCCCGAGCCTGCTGATGGGCTGAAACTGCGGTGGTACACGCTGGACGTGCCCGAGGATCCGTCGCGCTTTGGCCGTATCTTCCGCTGCACCACCTTCATGGTGAACTTCCTCACCCCCCGCGTTGGTCCGCGGGCGCGCGACAACGTCTCGCCGCACCACCACGAAGATTTCGAGCAGTGCTCGCTGGCGCTCAGTGGCGCCTTTACACACCATCTGCGCTGGCCGTGGACCACGAACATGAATGTATGGCGTGAGGACGAGCACCTTTATTGCGAGTCCCCCTCGATCTGCGTGATCCCGCCGCCTTCGATCCATACCACGACAGCCGAAGGTCCGGAGGTGAACCAACTGGTGGACATTTTCGCGCCGCCGCGGCTGGATTTCTCGCTCAAGCCCGGCTGGGTGCTAAATGCAGACGACTACCCGCTGCCCAACGGATAGCGAGGGCCGAGCCGTAGACACGAAAAAGCCGGGGCATCAGCACCCCGGCTTTTTCTATTAGGTAGTGGCTCCCGCCTCAGGTCGCCAGGCCCACGAGGCGCGCAGGATTGTGGGTGACCATGGTGCGAACATCGGCCTCGCTGTAGCCCAGCGCCAGGCAGAGCTTGATTGCCTGTCGCATGCCTTCGACCGGGGTGGGATTGTCCACCTGGCCAAGGTCAGATCCGATCGACGAATTGGCGACACCCGCCGCATCAATGTGGTCCTTGAGTTCCTGGGGCGAATAAACATTGAAGCGCGAGTCGACATACATGGCGGCGGACTGCTCTACGATCACGCCAAGATTGGCGAAGTCGCGCACGTCTTCAGGGGTGAAGTGCAATCCGTACATCGGGTGGTTGATCAACAGGCGCTTGACGCCACGGCTGCGTGCCTCGTCGAACAGCTTCCAAATTTCCCAAACATGCAGGTGGCCTGACGACAGGATAACGTCGAACTCGGCGATCTGATCAAGGATTTGCTTAACAACGTCGAGGACATTGCCCAACTCATCGACGACCGTCAAAGCCGGCGAATTCATCAGTTGCACATTGGAGACGAGCCGCGACTTGCGGTGCGAACTGCGGATGTGGTTGGCGGACTGCGCTGTGGGCATCCAGATCAGCTTGGCGCCCATCTTGAGTTGGGCGTCGACCACATAGGGGTTCAGACCGCCCGTGGAGTTGTTGAGCACGAGCCCGCTGAACATGGAGAATTCGTCGTTATCGATCAGCCGCTCCATCAGCGGGATGAACGGGGCGGAAGAATAGTGATGATCCTTGAACAGCACGGCGCGCATACCAGCGGCTATGGCCTCTTCGGCGGCCTGCATATGGTCAAGCTGGCGCGGCATGGTCGAAGGGCCGGAATGCACATGCAGGTCCAATGCACCCCGCAGCAGACCCGCCGCGACGTCTTCATCGACGCCGGCCATAAGCTGCCGCACCTGTTCCCGATTTTGTGCACTCGTGCCCATAAAACTCTCCCGCCTGATACCCAGTCGGCATAGAGGTTGACGCCGGCGCGGCTCAACCTATAGTCCCCCCTGTTTCGTGCTGCGGAACAACAATGCGCCATGGAATAAGGGGCAAACGGTGGGCATACGGTCGATCGAACGGTGTCTAAATGTGCTGCTGGAACTCAACCGGCAACCTATAAACACGATCGCGCAATTGCATGCCCGCACAGGACTGCCCAAGCCCACGCTCGTTCGTATCCTCAAGACCCTGGAAGAGGCGGGCTATGTGGAGAACGATACGCGACAAGGCGGCTATCAGGTGAGCGGGCTGGTGACCTCGCTTAGTTCGGGCTACCATAAGAGCCCGCTCGTAGTTGAAGCCGGCCGTGCCTGGGCGCTGGCCATTACCCGCAAGCACAAGTGGCCCATAGCCATCGCCCTGCCAGACTATACCAGCATGGTTGTGCGCTTCAGCACGGTGCCCGACAGCCCGGTGTCGCCATTCCATAGCACGGTCAACCGACGCCTGCAGATGCTGACACGAGGCTTGGGCTTGGCCTATGTCGCGTTTATCGAGAGCGAAGAGTTTGCGCTTATCCTTGACGCGCTGACCAAGTCGGAAGATCCCGAGGATGGCCTCAGCCATCATCCACAGGAGGTCCACCGTTTGCTGGCACAGGTGCGCAAGGCGGGCTACGCGACGCGGGCCTCATTTGTCGAGCCGCGCAATTCGAACACCATTGCCGTGCCGATCATTAGCCTTGAGGGACGCGTGCTGGCGAGCCTGGGGCTGACCTATTTCAAATCCGCCTTCACATCTGAACTGGAGGCCTGCGAGCGCTTTGTTCCAATCCTCCAGTCAGCAGCCGTCGCCATCGCGGATGACCTTGGCCGCCTTTCCAACAAAATGGCGGTGGACGTGTCGGAATTCGGCGCGATCTGAAGGCGCTCGCCAGACCTCGCTTCGAAAGCGGCGCGATAATTTGCGCCATGGCGCGGCCGTACTGGAGCCCGTTGTCGAAACTACCCGGGGGTAAGCACTCTGCGGGGGACAACGTCCACCCGCTCGCTTGGCCCAAGGACGCCAGGCGACCGCCATTCGCCGGCTGCCCGCCTGCAACTAGGATGCGCCTAACCGGTCAAGTCACCGACATGAATGCTGACGTGGTCGAAAATGCTCATTGATCGTTCCGCATCACTTAAGTGGTCGGCAACATGCCGCCATCCAATCGCAGGTTCGACCCAGTGATATAGCCGGCTCTAGGGCTGACCAGGAAGGCGATGGCGTCCGCAATTTCCTCCAATGTTCCAACGCGGCCGAGTGGGACTTGCGCAAACATGGGCAACACGGTCTGTTCAACCTGCTCCCAAGCCGCGCCCGCGGGAATACCGTTGGCAATGCCAACAGTTCGGAAACCGGTCTCGAGGCTGGTGCTGCGAATAGTGCCAGGCGACACGGTGTTCACCGTGACGCCGTCGAGCGCCACCGCCTTTGCCAATGATGCCGTCATCGCGATCATCGCGGCTTTCCCCGCCGAATAGTCCGGCCGCGTCGCGGGCGGCATCATACCAGCCAGGCTCGCGATGTTGATGACCCGCCCCCACTTGGCCGCCCGCATATGCGGCAGCAACAAAGCCGTTACCCTGACCGCGGCCACCACGTTGCGATCAAAAGCGGAAGCCCAGGTGGCCGCCCGCGTATTAGTCCAGTCCTCGGTGCCGCCGGAGCCACCGGCATTATTGACCACGATGTTGATCGGGCCAGCAAGGTCCCGTGCTTCGGTAACGAGGCGCTGCACGTCCCCATCAAGTGTCAGGTCCCCGACCACCGCATGGGCGCGCCCGCCATCGGCCACGATCTCTTTTGCAACCTGCTCGGTTTTGCCACGATCGCGACCATGGACAATGACGGTCGCCTTCTCGCGAGCGAGCCCACGCGCAATCGCCTCGCCGATCCCTTTGCTGCTCCCGGTAACGAGTGCGACTTTGCCGTCCAGTTTCAAATCCATGCCGTAGCGCCTATCGTAAAGTTCGTTTTGCATAGATAGACCCGCCCATGACCCAGACAATTACGCACTTAAAAGTGCCTGCACCCAATCCGGATCGGTCTGTTTGCCTCGGGCCAGAGGGATCGGCGGCCCACGTCACGAGAGTGTTGGCCATGGTCAGCGGTCGCTGGAAACTTCCGGTCCTGTTCCGTCTTTTCGAGCGACCGAGACTGCGAAACTCAGAACTCAGACGGGACATGCCGCAGGTTTCCCAGAAGATGCTGACGCAGCATCTGCGGGAGTTGGAGATTGACGGGTTGGTGATCCGACAAGATTTTGGCGAGCAACCACCGCGGGTCGAGTACAGCCTCAGCGATGCCGGCCGCGGTTTGATCCCGGTGCTGGCAGCCGCAAAGCGGTTCTCGGAAAGCCACCCAGGCGGTTAGGTCCGGAGCCCGAAGCCGACGTGCCAAGACATCAATGGTCCTGTCGTTCAGCCGCTGTCTGTTGGCGCGGTCGGAGCGTCAAGGTCCCGGGGCGATGAGAGTGCGGATCAGCCCGGGCGCAATGGCGTTCACATTGGTGCGCAAGTCGGCGACTTCTAATGCCACGCTGCGGGTGAAGGTGAGCAGGCCCTTTTGCAGCGCCAAAGGATGAAGCCCCGGGGTCCGGATCGCCTCATGCACGCAGGTGATGTTGATGATCTTGCCGGCTCCCTCCGCGTCGCGGCGGCGCCTAGTGAACTCTCGGCTAAAATGGAACGCACCTTTCCAACTGAAGCACTTTGCCGTTGCAGATAGATAGCGAAGTGAATACGTAAGCCGTGTCGGAAAAGGCATGACTTGGTGTGGTTGGCCCAAGTCCTTTCGGAAACGGAAGCTCTGCCCTTGCCTAGCGCATGAGGTCCCACGACGAACATCTGCCGCCGTTACAGGCGCCGACTGTTCGTCCGTGGTTCGCAACCGACGAGCTGCTCCGGTCGAACGACACAGGAGCAATTCATGCACGATCCACAGCCGACTCCTTCGCTGTTTACCCGTTTGACTGGTCGCACCGGCGTTATTGCGATCTCGGTCTTCCTCAACTTTGCCGGTTTTACGCTCATCATCCCGGTGCTGCCGTTCTCAGTCGCGCGCTACGTCTCCGCCGCGGAAGTAGCGTTTTGGGTGTCGCTGATCATAGCCGTCTACGCGCTTTGCTCCTTCGTCGCGGCGCCAGTGCTAGGGGCGATGAGCGACCGCTTCGGCCGACGCCCGATCCTGCTACTATCCCTGTGCGGGTCGGCGCTGAGCTTTGCCGTGTTCGGCATCGGGGGGGCCCTCTGGGTCCTTGTGCTGGGCCGCATCATCGAGGGCCTTACGGCGGGCAGCATTTCGGCAATGTACGCGTATGTCGCCGATACCCATGCTCCCGAAGAGCGCGGACCGGCCTTCGGTTTGCTTGGTGCTGCCGGTGGCTTAGGTTTCATGCTTGGGCCGGTCCTCGGGGGCCTGCTCGGGCAAATATCGCTTTCCGCTCCGCTCTATGGGGCCGCGGGGCTGGCAGTGCTCAATGCAGTTCTGGTCCAGCTTTATATGCCAGAAAGCCATCCTTCCGAGAGTCGCAGCGCGGGCCTTCATTGGGGTCAGTTCAACGTTTTCGCGCAACTGGCGGGAGCACTTCGTAACCGGCGTCTGCGGCTGCTCTTTGGTGTGGTGTTCTGCTTTGCTTTCGGCAGCACGGTGCTCCAGTCGAATCTGGCGGTGCTGCTCAAGGAACTGCTGGCTTTCGGCCCTGCAGCTGTTGGGTTCGTGCTGGCGGGTATTGGTGTGATGGACATCGTCAGCCAAGGGCTTGTCGCACCCCGATTACTGCCACGCTTCGGCGAACGGCGCGTGGCCATCGCTGGGCTTATCATCAACGGGACCGGACTCGTTATGCTGTCACTTCTTGCCATTTTTCCCACGTTGCTGCTGCTGATCTGCGGGATGGCGATGTTCACGTTTGGTGACGGGTTATTTCAGCCATCTGTCAGCGCGCTAATCTCCGACGCTGCCCCAGCCGGACGGCAGGGGGAGGTGCAGGGGGCAAACCAGTCCCAGCAATCAATTGCTCGCATGTTCGGCCCGCTTGCCAGTGCATGGCTCTACGGGCTCTTTGCCGGTGCTCCGTATGCCGCGGCAGCAGCTTTTGTGTTCTTGGCTGCCAGCACACTTTATGCGCGCTCGACTAGTACAGCGCGCAACTCGGCATCCGTTTGCAACGCTTGACCTAATGAAGCCAGCAGCTGTTCCGGCACTATGCGCCGATCGGCGGCAGCTTTCGGGCTACGGCATTTGGTTTGGAAAGACCGAAAGGGGTGGGTTCCGTCCGGACGGTCGTCTGCGGAGGCATTGCCCGCCTGCGTGCCTATGGTGCCTTCATGGCATCGATAAAGGCCCGA is a genomic window containing:
- a CDS encoding tripartite tricarboxylate transporter permease; the encoded protein is MDIFSGLLLGLQTASTFTNFAYCFAGVLLGTAVGVLPGLGPIATISMLLPFTFGLPVDTALIMLAGIFYGSQYGGSTTAILMNLPGEASSVVTTLDGHEMAKQGKAGRALAAAAIGSFFAGTVGTLFIVIAAPILAGMALSFGPTEYFSLIVLGLVTSMVLTSGSLLTGFGMVLLGMLLGLIGTDVNSGAARYTFGSPDLMDGLNFVIIATGIFGLGDVLANLENEDTRAATIAKVSSLFPTRDDWKRMTMPIMRGTGIGVLLGVLPGAGLLLSSFSAYALEKKISKHPQEFGKGAIEGVAAPEAANNAAAQTAFIPMLTLGLPGTATMALMIGALVVQGVQPGPNILTEQPALFWGLVVSMWIGNLLLLILNLPLVGMWAKLISVPYKYLFPLICVFTAIGVYSIRNSAFDVYLMALFGVLGYVFRKAGAEPAPLILALILGPMAEEYLRRALLISHGDATVFVTSPVSVATLLIAAVLLVSILLPAFRKVRQDGLQEVD
- a CDS encoding tripartite tricarboxylate transporter TctB family protein, whose amino-acid sequence is MKITQDVVQGGLFTAIGIIALLMALGYPLGTPGRMGPGFFPVVISALLTLTGFAILARARLGTSEAIGLTRWLPIAIVSGAICVFGFLLDKLGLPLAVLLLCLGAGMASIRFELNWKAVGGAAAFSVVCGVLFVSLLGLPIPLVGTWLQALGAPSI
- a CDS encoding aldehyde dehydrogenase family protein; this encodes MDKLNFYIDGQWVEPVGATTLGVVNPATEETIGRISLGSSADVDRAASAARRAFASYSETSVEQRLIWLGGIISGFRARLPELARTMTLEMGSPITFSTERQATVALFHFEEAARVLADFAFEERMSPGIVRHEPIGVCGLITPWNWPLNQVASKVAPAIATGCTVVLKPSEIAPLSAMILAEIIHDSGLPPGVFNLVNGDGPTVGEALASHPEIDLVSFTGSTNAGIRVAMLAAPTVKRVAQELGGKSANIILRDADIRASVIAGVHACYTNAGQNCQSPTRMLVHVSQRDAAFDAARTAVASIRLGDPLLPETTLGPLVSQSQFDKVQKLIQGGIDEGATLVAGGTGRPAEMNRGYYVHPTVFGDVTRQMTIAREEIFGPVLSILNYETEEEAIEIANDTPFGLAGFIQSSDPERALKLAKRIRAGRVYLNGAPFDRSLPFGGYKQSGNGREFGVYGFREYLEVKAVLGYPG
- a CDS encoding SDR family oxidoreductase, which codes for MDLIDVPPLAVPRTVLVTGGSSGIGRATAARLAALGSTVVVGYNSHAETANEVVAGLKGSGHLAMRISMEDGGTIAEAAAAIEQRFGSLDALVNSGGSTTPVPVADLAALSDDIFDQTVLINLRGPFAVMRTFRPLLERGTGAAIVNVSSIAAKTGIGSSLAYVAAKAGVDALTIALAKVLAPKVRVFSVSPAGVDTGFVPGRTLEQLEKTAERLPLGHVTTPDDVARAVVACIVNLTSSTGIVVPVDEGRHL
- a CDS encoding aldolase/citrate lyase family protein, translated to MSEQRPHFSTFRARLLARERLFGTFVKLPTTQVIEMLGQIGYDFIIIDQEHAPLDRSITDLMIFAARAANLAPIVRIPEFTEANVLSCLDSGAMGIMVPHVASVEKARAIARAAHYTPGGRGFVGLSRASNWGSVGSVQHMALQDSQIAVIPMIEDQDAIDQAGDIAKLEGIDALFVGRGDLTASFRDNPDAALKVADIVRRVADAAKDANTPLMMLPTTKPDMEFVTALGATAIVLSSDHGFIRNAATAALKDFSA
- a CDS encoding 3-keto-5-aminohexanoate cleavage protein yields the protein MADPTILTCAVTGNITTLAQTPYLPVTPEQIANAGLEALRAGAAIIHVHVRHDDGRPSMELKHYREVVERLRAADEDVVINLTTGPGQRFIPSEENPSIAAPGTTLMRPEPRVSHVEVLRPELCSLDFNTMYSGTSVVINTPTNLSIMAERIQAAGVRPEVEVFDSGDIQLLNDMVRQGKLEAPVFCQIVLGVRYGAVATPETMAYLKSLLPAGSNWGGCGIGRFEYPMLAQAWLLGGHIRVGLEDNIFLEKGVLAQSNTQLVEKAVRLVRELGGQVATPGEAREILGLKKQAPLSE
- a CDS encoding DUF6282 family protein, translating into MGTSAQNREQVRQLMAGVDEDVAAGLLRGALDLHVHSGPSTMPRQLDHMQAAEEAIAAGMRAVLFKDHHYSSAPFIPLMERLIDNDEFSMFSGLVLNNSTGGLNPYVVDAQLKMGAKLIWMPTAQSANHIRSSHRKSRLVSNVQLMNSPALTVVDELGNVLDVVKQILDQIAEFDVILSSGHLHVWEIWKLFDEARSRGVKRLLINHPMYGLHFTPEDVRDFANLGVIVEQSAAMYVDSRFNVYSPQELKDHIDAAGVANSSIGSDLGQVDNPTPVEGMRQAIKLCLALGYSEADVRTMVTHNPARLVGLAT
- a CDS encoding helix-turn-helix domain-containing protein, with translation MGIRSIERCLNVLLELNRQPINTIAQLHARTGLPKPTLVRILKTLEEAGYVENDTRQGGYQVSGLVTSLSSGYHKSPLVVEAGRAWALAITRKHKWPIAIALPDYTSMVVRFSTVPDSPVSPFHSTVNRRLQMLTRGLGLAYVAFIESEEFALILDALTKSEDPEDGLSHHPQEVHRLLAQVRKAGYATRASFVEPRNSNTIAVPIISLEGRVLASLGLTYFKSAFTSELEACERFVPILQSAAVAIADDLGRLSNKMAVDVSEFGAI
- a CDS encoding SDR family NAD(P)-dependent oxidoreductase; translation: MDLKLDGKVALVTGSSKGIGEAIARGLAREKATVIVHGRDRGKTEQVAKEIVADGGRAHAVVGDLTLDGDVQRLVTEARDLAGPINIVVNNAGGSGGTEDWTNTRAATWASAFDRNVVAAVRVTALLLPHMRAAKWGRVINIASLAGMMPPATRPDYSAGKAAMIAMTASLAKAVALDGVTVNTVSPGTIRSTSLETGFRTVGIANGIPAGAAWEQVEQTVLPMFAQVPLGRVGTLEEIADAIAFLVSPRAGYITGSNLRLDGGMLPTT
- a CDS encoding helix-turn-helix domain-containing protein, whose protein sequence is MTQTITHLKVPAPNPDRSVCLGPEGSAAHVTRVLAMVSGRWKLPVLFRLFERPRLRNSELRRDMPQVSQKMLTQHLRELEIDGLVIRQDFGEQPPRVEYSLSDAGRGLIPVLAAAKRFSESHPGG
- a CDS encoding SDR family oxidoreductase; this translates as MPFPTRLTYSLRYLSATAKCFSWKGAFHFSREFTRRRRDAEGAGKIINITCVHEAIRTPGLHPLALQKGLLTFTRSVALEVADLRTNVNAIAPGLIRTLIAPGP